The genomic region CAGCGACAGGGCAATAAAGAGATCCTCAGGATTTTTTCCTAAGGAAGGAAGCAAAATCAGCAGAAAAACAACTGCTAGGTCCTGAAAAAGCAAAATACCTACGACATTACGCCCATGCTCCGTCTCGATTTCGGAACGATCCGAGAGGAGTTTGATCACAATCGCCGTTGAGGACATAGCAAAAGCGCCTCCGAGCGCAATGGCTCCCTGCCAACTCATTGGGTAGACCCAACTTAAGAGCATGCTCGCTGGAATCGCTATAAGTATGGTGATGACAACCTGGCTTCCACCCAACCCAAATACGATGGAGCGCATTGCCCTCAATTTATGCAAGTTGAATTCCAAGCCAATGGAGAACATCAGAAAAACAATGCCAAATTCCGCTAAATACGTCACTGTGGCAGAATCACTCGCCAATCCAAGGGCATGGGGGCCAATCAAGACGCCAATCGCTAAATAGCCCAAAATAGGGGGTAGCCCAAAATAGCGGAAAATAACTACCCCGGCCACTGCGGAGGCCAACAAGATGAGCGTTAATTGAAGGACTGTCGGCATATACTCACTCCATGATAGCGAAGACCCGTGATCGAACCCTAAAGCTTGCACGCGATACCCTCACAATTGAGGCTACTGCGTTGCAAACCATGCGTGACCGCCTCGAAGGTCCGAATGCAGACGCCTTAGTACTAGCTATAGATCTTTTACATGCCTGCAAAGGCCGCATTGTCGTCTCCGGCATTGGCAAGTCGGGCCATATTGCCCGCAAAATTGCAGCAACCTTTGCATCGACTGGGTCACCTGCTTTTTTTGTACACCCCGCTGAGGCTAGTCATGGTGACCTCGGGATGGTGACCCGAGATGATGTGTTTGTTGCCCTGTCTAATTCTGGTGAAACAGACGAACTACTGACCATCGTACCGATTGTCAAACGCACTGGTGCAAAACTCATTGCTCTGACCGGAGCACCGCATTCTTCTCTAGCAAAATTGGCAGACGCCCATATTGATACCAGTGTTGAAAAAGAGGCATGTCCACTCAACCTGGCGCCTACTACCAGCACTACCGCTGCGCTTGCCATGGGTGATGCTTTAGCAGTTGCCCTACTCGACGCTCGTGGCTTTCTAGCGGAAGACTTTCAGCGCTCACATCCTGGCGGACGCTTGGGTCGTAAGCAGCTCATGCATGTTAGCGAAGTGATGCGCACCCTAGAGGAAACTCCTAAGATTGCGGTTACAGCATCATTACAAAGCGCCTTACTTGAAATGACTGCAAAACGTA from Polynucleobacter antarcticus harbors:
- a CDS encoding KpsF/GutQ family sugar-phosphate isomerase, producing the protein MIAKTRDRTLKLARDTLTIEATALQTMRDRLEGPNADALVLAIDLLHACKGRIVVSGIGKSGHIARKIAATFASTGSPAFFVHPAEASHGDLGMVTRDDVFVALSNSGETDELLTIVPIVKRTGAKLIALTGAPHSSLAKLADAHIDTSVEKEACPLNLAPTTSTTAALAMGDALAVALLDARGFLAEDFQRSHPGGRLGRKQLMHVSEVMRTLEETPKIAVTASLQSALLEMTAKRMGMVVILNNENTVAGIFTDGDLRRLLEKSTNLDGMTLQEAITSLPRTIPPELLAEEAIEMMEKHRINHLVVTNTQGTLLGALNLHDLFAAKVI